CTCGATCCGACGCGCGGTTTCGACCATGGCACGTTCAGCATCATGAAGCCGCTTTACCCCGACGAGGACATTCCGCTGGTTCAGCTTTCCTTGGATGTGGGGTACGATCCGGCCCTGCATCTCGAGGTAGGGCGGGCCCTGGCGCCATTACGCGACGAGGGTGTGCTGATCATTGGCAGCGGCCTCAGCTATCACAACCTCAGGGAAATCAGGGGAACCAGCGGCTACGAGCCATCCCGCCAGTTTGACGCCTGGCTCCAGCAGACGCTGGTCCATTCGTCTCCGTATGAGCGCGCCGAGCGGCTGCTCGAATGGGAGCAAGCCCCCTCCGCCCGCGCCGCGCATCCGCGCGAGGATCATCTCATTCCGCTGATGGTGGTGGTCGGCGCGGCGAGGGACGAACCGGGTGCCGTCACCTACCATCAGACCGATTTCGCAGGCGGCATTACCGCCTCCAGCTTCCGCTTCGGCAACGTGCCCGAAATCCCTTCATCCGGACAATGAGCGACGATCCGTCGAAGCCGTTTGAACGTATCAACAGCCAAACAGGAGTAATGCCATGCCGAACACAACCAAGTGGACGCCTCATGTCCTCGCAATCTTGCGAATCGTGACCGCCTTGCTGTTCCTTGAACATGCCACGATGAAATTCTTCCAGTTCCCAGCCGCCATCCCCGGCGTACCCTATCCGCTGCCTGCCATCATGCTGGTCGCCGGCGCTATCGAAATCGTGACCGGATTGCTGATAACAGCCGGGTTTTACACCCGCATCGCGGCTTTCATCGCTTCGGGCGAGATGGCCGCCGCTTACTGGATGGCTCACGCGCCGCAAGGCTTCTGGCCGGCACTCAACATGGGCGAGGCCGCCATCATGTTCTGCTTTATCTTCCTCTATATCGCCTTCGCCGGTCCGGGCAGTTGGGCACTCGACAATGTCCTGCGCTCGTCCACGAGGCAGGTATCGCTTACCGAAGGCGCATAGAGCCAATGCGCTCCCGTCACGCCACGGGAGCGCATCACCGGCCGGTGGTCCGGCCGCCCTTACCGGAAAGCCCCGGCTTCGACTACGCGATCAGTGCTGCGGCACCCGTAGCCGAAAACCTCATCGCTCATGCTCGCGACGGCGGCCAGGTCACGAGCATCGTTCCGGTGCCGGAGGGCGCCAAGAGGGATGGTCGCGTGATCATTCATGAACTCCGACGCCGCAGCACTCTTCCGGCCTTCTCCGCCTGCCGGCCTCACTATCGAGGCTGCTAATTATCCAAATTGCGCGATTGAAGCCAGGTTGCGCAATATACGCGCAGTTGTGGTCATCTTGGCATCCGAAATCAACACTGTGTTTATCTCTTGCGCGTGTTTTGCCGGTCATTTCTTGAACGATTGGTGAAGCATGCGCATTTCGAAGTTTGATAGGTTCCCACCCTTTGGACGTCTCATCATCATTCTCTCCCGGAATTTTGCAGCCGACAAAGCAGGGAATTTTGGAATCCTCACCGCTTTGATGGTGGTCTTCCTGGCGGCAGCCGCCGGAGGCTCTGTCGATTTCGGTCGCGCCTACCTTCTGCGGGTCGATTTGCAGGAAAGGCTTGATGCGGCAGTTCTTGCCGGGGCAAAGGTTGCGCAGTCTCAACAAATTGCCGAAGCGCAGACGTTTTTTCAGGACAGCATTTCCTCTCTCTCGGAATACTCCCCTTCGGCGACATTCGCGATTAATTCCGACGGCACCATTTCCGGTAACGTGACCGCGTCACTCTCGACATCGCTTCTCGGCGTGGTCGGGGTCAATCGAGTGCCAGTCACCGTTCACTCTGCCGCAATTGCCGCATCATCCGATCCCGTCTCCAACGGTGCTCCTTGCATCCTCCTCCTTGATGCCGGCCAGAATGCGCTTTACGTCAATTCGGGCGCAGGAATCCAAAAAACGTCATGTGAGATGCACGTTCAGTCGGCCGCCTATCCAGCCGCTACTTTCACGGATGGCGGCAACGGATTGAAGCTCGCGCGCATCTGTATCAAGGGTTCCCAGGTCTCCTACAATAATCAGCTTAATCCGGTGGTGGAGAAAAATTGCGCGGTTGCGGACGATCCTTTTGCGGGCACGCTCCCGGCGGTGAGTTCGCTCGGTTGCGACCAGCAATTGGGCGGACATCTGCCGGACAATAAGGCGGTCGACAAGCTCACACCGGGGATCTACTGCAACGGCCTTAGCGCAAATGGTTCACCGCGAATTGAACTGGCCCCAGGTCTCTACGTGATCAAGAATGGAGATTGGTTCTTCAATTCCGGAACCACGTTGGTCGGCGACGACGTGACGCTCTATTTCGCCGATACGTCCAAGATATTCTTCAACGGCAATGTGAATATCGATCTGTCCGCGCCCACGGATGGAAAATACAAGGATATCTTGATCTTCGAGCAAGCCGGCTTGCAGAAGACCGACATGCTCTTCAACGGCAACCAGAATGCCATACTGAACGGCATTATCTATTTGCCCAGCCGAAATGCTCACTTCAACTCCACCTTTGCGATGAATAACGACCGCACGGCGATCGTCCTCGACGACTTGAGCCTCGACGGCACCAACTGGAACCTGACGCCATTGGCGGGCACGAGTGGATCATCGGCAAGCAGCGGAAGTGCATCGCCGCGGTTGGTTCAATAGCCGTCAGCACAGTCGTTGCGGAAGGAGGCGGACAAGGCCGCCATGTCGGCTACGGCGAAATCCGGGCCTATCTCAATGCCCGGTTCTACGAAACTCCGCGCGCGAGTCGGACATCACATGCCAGTCCTCAATACCGCGACAGCTTCATATGCCGATTGACGTCCTTATAAAGGAGGTAGCGGAATTTCCCCGGGCCACCGGCATAGCAGGCCTGAGGGCAGAAGGCGCGTAGCCACATGAAGTCGCCGGCCTCGACTTCCACCCAATCTTGATTCAGCCGGTAAACGGCTTTGCCCTCGAGTACGTAGAGACCGTGCTCCATTACATGGGTTTCCGCAAACGGGATAACGGCGCCGGGTTCGAAGGTGACGATCGTGATGTGCATGTCGTGGCGCAGGTCCATTGGATCCACGAACCGGGTCGTGGCCCATTTCCCGTCGGTCCCAGGCATCGGCGTTGGTGCGATTTCTTGCTCATTGGTGAAAATCGGCTCTGGCGCGTCCATGCCCTGAACGGCCTCATAGGCCTTGCGAACCCAATGGAATCGCGCAGGCGCCGATCCGCGATTGCGAAGCCGCCAACCGGACGAGGGTGGCAAGAAGGCGAAGCCGCCGGGATGGAGCACGTGAACTTCTTTTCCCAGTTCGATCGTCACCTCTCCTTCTACAATGAAGAGCGCTCCCTCGGCGTGCGGATCCAATTCCGGCTGCTCGCTGCCGCCTCCTGGGGCGACCTCCATGATATATTGTGAGAAGGTTTCCGCGAAGCCGGAAAGCGGGCGTGAGAGCACCCAAAGGCGTGTTCTTTCCCAGAAAGGCAGATAGCTCGTGACGATGTCCATCATCACGCCTTTGGGGATCACGGCATAGGCTTCGGTGAAGACCGCGCGGCCGGTTAGGAGTTCCGTCTGCTTCGGAGCGCCACCTGTCGGCGCGAAATAGGTTGGTTTTGTCATTTTGCACTCCGCGAAATATGGCGCATGTGATCCCACCTGACCGTTGGCATCAGGGCAGGGCGAATATGGTATCGGTTTGCCCATATCCGATGGGTTTGTCCAGTCTTTGACTGTCCTGCAACAAGCTTTCGGCCGGCCTGTGATGACTGAGGTGGCGCCTTTGGCGCATAGCTGTCTTCGCGGCTGCTTGCCTCTCCGCGGCTGGGATATCTGTAAGCTGGAACTGACGGTAACCCGGCAATCCTTCGGCAACCCTCATCGCTGACAACCCATGGAAGCGATGAGGGTCGCCTGCTAACAGCTATGGGACGATAAATTCTCGCAATAACCCCGCGAAAAATGATAATAAAACCTTACAATATGAACGCTATTTATCAGTATCGTATGTATAGTCTGTATAGTTATACGTACAGTAGGTATGTTTCTGAATATTTATAATGCCAAAACAAGACTTATATATTCGATTATCCTTATTTTACTGATGTATTTCTGCATCTATGACGGATTTATGTCGGTTATTTTCTTGTATTTGCCAAAATACTATATTGGCTATGGTGCTTCTCTGGCTATCTTGCGCCCGGAAGTTCGAGAACTTTCAATTATAGGGAACAGCCGGATGAATG
The nucleotide sequence above comes from Rhizobium sp. CB3090. Encoded proteins:
- a CDS encoding TadE/TadG family type IV pilus assembly protein gives rise to the protein MRISKFDRFPPFGRLIIILSRNFAADKAGNFGILTALMVVFLAAAAGGSVDFGRAYLLRVDLQERLDAAVLAGAKVAQSQQIAEAQTFFQDSISSLSEYSPSATFAINSDGTISGNVTASLSTSLLGVVGVNRVPVTVHSAAIAASSDPVSNGAPCILLLDAGQNALYVNSGAGIQKTSCEMHVQSAAYPAATFTDGGNGLKLARICIKGSQVSYNNQLNPVVEKNCAVADDPFAGTLPAVSSLGCDQQLGGHLPDNKAVDKLTPGIYCNGLSANGSPRIELAPGLYVIKNGDWFFNSGTTLVGDDVTLYFADTSKIFFNGNVNIDLSAPTDGKYKDILIFEQAGLQKTDMLFNGNQNAILNGIIYLPSRNAHFNSTFAMNNDRTAIVLDDLSLDGTNWNLTPLAGTSGSSASSGSASPRLVQ
- a CDS encoding bifunctional allantoicase/(S)-ureidoglycine aminohydrolase produces the protein MTKPTYFAPTGGAPKQTELLTGRAVFTEAYAVIPKGVMMDIVTSYLPFWERTRLWVLSRPLSGFAETFSQYIMEVAPGGGSEQPELDPHAEGALFIVEGEVTIELGKEVHVLHPGGFAFLPPSSGWRLRNRGSAPARFHWVRKAYEAVQGMDAPEPIFTNEQEIAPTPMPGTDGKWATTRFVDPMDLRHDMHITIVTFEPGAVIPFAETHVMEHGLYVLEGKAVYRLNQDWVEVEAGDFMWLRAFCPQACYAGGPGKFRYLLYKDVNRHMKLSRY
- a CDS encoding DoxX family protein — its product is MPNTTKWTPHVLAILRIVTALLFLEHATMKFFQFPAAIPGVPYPLPAIMLVAGAIEIVTGLLITAGFYTRIAAFIASGEMAAAYWMAHAPQGFWPALNMGEAAIMFCFIFLYIAFAGPGSWALDNVLRSSTRQVSLTEGA
- a CDS encoding class III extradiol ring-cleavage dioxygenase, whose amino-acid sequence is MSKFRLPTYFVSHGGGPWPYITDGFRRNFDKLEQSLIGMRAELANAPKAVLVISGHWEEQGFAISSGAKPGMVYDYHGFPEYLYHIKYGAPGSPELAKRVQDLLHVRGIDANLDPTRGFDHGTFSIMKPLYPDEDIPLVQLSLDVGYDPALHLEVGRALAPLRDEGVLIIGSGLSYHNLREIRGTSGYEPSRQFDAWLQQTLVHSSPYERAERLLEWEQAPSARAAHPREDHLIPLMVVVGAARDEPGAVTYHQTDFAGGITASSFRFGNVPEIPSSGQ